A window of Phycobacter azelaicus contains these coding sequences:
- a CDS encoding ester cyclase, producing the protein MQKLAFMRELFDEVWENGNFAFAEKRINEEFKMEAMGEDVVFPRKDFRDLVAAFRSLTGPPRIGFLHHMESGDWITLRFRLTSGGPDGATPINVLGMMMTRIAGNRITENYTQFEYVQLFEQLGLLPRDALAALMSRTRLVWEAD; encoded by the coding sequence ATGCAGAAACTGGCCTTTATGAGAGAGCTTTTTGACGAAGTCTGGGAGAATGGCAACTTTGCTTTCGCTGAAAAACGCATCAACGAAGAATTCAAAATGGAGGCTATGGGAGAAGATGTTGTCTTTCCCAGAAAGGACTTCCGTGACCTCGTGGCCGCTTTCCGCAGCCTAACCGGTCCACCGCGCATCGGTTTCCTGCATCACATGGAGAGCGGCGATTGGATCACGCTCCGTTTCCGATTGACCTCTGGTGGACCAGACGGCGCCACGCCCATAAACGTTTTAGGCATGATGATGACCCGCATTGCGGGAAACCGCATTACGGAGAATTACACTCAGTTCGAGTATGTTCAGCTCTTTGAACAATTGGGACTTTTGCCGCGTGATGCTCTAGCAGCGCTAATGTCCAGGACTCGGCTGGTTTGGGAAGCCGATTAA
- a CDS encoding FkbM family methyltransferase: MIAEAWIRARKAFYRMRGHYAGELNGVPFRLDPYHSKFWRRASEGCWEPETFAVLDAHLDKEHDYLDIGAWIGPTVLYGAHKARRVMCFEPDPVAFRHLAWNLELNRIDNVSAFSVAISDGFGLARMASFGGEAGDSMSSLLNDGEHGSDVMTIGWQDFAAQADLSRVSLVKLDIEGAEFDVLPQMIPWLKQQRPALYLSTHAPFLPEETRKARMAELAELLSFYGECHPDNGAARGFEALTSPRALTQFPTFLFTV, encoded by the coding sequence ATGATCGCAGAGGCTTGGATACGTGCACGGAAAGCCTTTTACCGCATGCGCGGCCATTACGCGGGCGAATTGAACGGCGTACCCTTCCGCCTGGATCCCTATCACTCCAAGTTCTGGCGCAGGGCCTCCGAAGGTTGCTGGGAGCCGGAGACATTTGCGGTGCTCGACGCGCATCTGGACAAGGAGCACGACTACCTGGACATCGGCGCCTGGATCGGCCCCACGGTTCTATATGGGGCCCACAAGGCGCGGCGGGTGATGTGTTTCGAACCCGATCCGGTTGCCTTTCGCCATCTGGCCTGGAATCTTGAGCTGAACCGCATCGACAATGTCTCGGCCTTTTCGGTGGCGATCAGCGATGGCTTCGGCCTTGCCCGCATGGCCTCTTTCGGTGGAGAGGCCGGGGACAGCATGTCGAGCCTCCTCAATGACGGAGAGCATGGCTCGGACGTGATGACGATCGGCTGGCAGGATTTTGCAGCCCAGGCCGATCTGTCGCGCGTGTCGCTGGTCAAGCTGGATATCGAAGGCGCCGAATTCGACGTGCTGCCCCAGATGATCCCCTGGCTGAAACAGCAGCGCCCCGCGCTGTACCTCTCCACCCACGCGCCGTTTCTGCCCGAAGAGACCCGCAAGGCCAGAATGGCAGAGTTGGCGGAGCTGTTGTCCTTTTATGGCGAATGCCACCCAGACAATGGCGCTGCGCGGGGCTTTGAGGCCCTCACCAGCCCCCGCGCCCTGACCCAGTTCCCGACGTTTCTATTTACCGTTTGA
- a CDS encoding superoxide dismutase has translation MAFELPDLPYAHDALASKGMSAETLEYHHDLHHKAYVDNGNKLIAGTEWEGKTLEEIIVGTYDKSAVAQNGIFNNISQLWNHNQFWEMMGPGDSAMPGELEKALVESFGSVDKFKEEFSAAGAGQFGSGWAWLVKDTDGGLKVTKTENGVNPLCFGQTALLGCDVWEHSYYIDFRNKRPAYLTNFLDNLVNWENVASRM, from the coding sequence ATGGCTTTTGAACTTCCCGATCTTCCTTATGCACATGACGCGCTGGCTTCCAAGGGCATGTCCGCGGAAACCCTGGAATACCACCACGACCTGCACCACAAAGCCTATGTCGACAACGGCAACAAGCTGATCGCGGGCACTGAGTGGGAGGGCAAGACCCTCGAAGAGATCATCGTCGGCACCTATGACAAATCCGCCGTCGCCCAGAACGGCATCTTCAACAACATCTCGCAGCTGTGGAACCACAACCAGTTCTGGGAGATGATGGGTCCGGGCGACAGCGCAATGCCGGGTGAGCTGGAAAAGGCACTGGTCGAAAGCTTTGGCTCGGTCGACAAGTTCAAGGAAGAGTTCTCGGCTGCGGGTGCAGGTCAGTTCGGCTCCGGCTGGGCCTGGCTGGTGAAAGACACCGATGGCGGCCTCAAGGTCACCAAGACTGAAAACGGCGTGAACCCGCTGTGCTTTGGCCAGACCGCGCTTCTGGGCTGCGATGTGTGGGAACACTCCTACTACATCGACTTCCGCAACAAGCGCCCGGCCTACCTGACCAACTTCCTCGACAACCTGGTCAACTGGGAAAACGTCGCTTCGCGCATGTAA
- a CDS encoding host attachment family protein — MLRLPKGLWIIVADGRKALFLENVSDTVDAALNVIRADQMVNPANREQGTSAPGRFSGASGAARGAVEPADWHQLNEDTFAGGVASLVNKWVQAGACPALVLIAPPRSLGTLRSELSPAAAKLVMAELPKDLTNHTVAQIADAVQSALESA; from the coding sequence ATGCTCAGATTGCCAAAAGGACTATGGATCATTGTCGCCGATGGGCGCAAAGCGCTGTTTCTGGAAAACGTGAGCGATACGGTGGATGCCGCGCTGAACGTGATCCGCGCCGACCAGATGGTGAACCCTGCGAACCGTGAGCAGGGGACCAGTGCGCCGGGACGCTTCAGCGGTGCCTCTGGCGCGGCACGTGGGGCTGTAGAGCCTGCAGACTGGCACCAGTTGAACGAAGACACATTTGCGGGGGGCGTTGCTTCGCTTGTCAACAAGTGGGTTCAGGCCGGGGCCTGCCCTGCGCTTGTTCTGATCGCGCCGCCTCGCAGCCTTGGCACGCTGCGCTCAGAGCTGAGCCCCGCCGCAGCAAAGCTGGTGATGGCGGAGCTACCAAAGGACCTGACCAACCACACGGTTGCCCAGATTGCAGATGCCGTGCAGTCCGCTCTAGAAAGTGCCTGA
- a CDS encoding TIGR00730 family Rossman fold protein: MSVKSVCVYCGSRFGAMPSYAAAAESLGKGLAEHSLRLVYGAGDVGLMGTVARAAQAAGGETFGVIPVHLERREVGKSDLTTYVVTETMHERKKVMLYNADAVVVLPGGPGSLDELFEVLTWRQLGLHGKPIIIVNIDGYWDKLRDLLDHVTDQAFADPEIQSYLTWVTSSEEALRHLTAD; the protein is encoded by the coding sequence ATGAGTGTAAAATCCGTCTGTGTGTATTGCGGATCCCGTTTTGGAGCAATGCCCAGCTATGCCGCAGCCGCTGAGTCCTTGGGAAAGGGGCTGGCAGAACACAGTTTACGCCTCGTTTATGGCGCTGGGGATGTTGGTTTGATGGGAACGGTCGCACGCGCCGCGCAGGCGGCGGGCGGCGAAACATTCGGCGTTATCCCGGTTCACCTGGAACGGCGTGAGGTCGGGAAATCGGATCTGACCACCTATGTGGTGACCGAGACGATGCACGAGCGCAAGAAGGTCATGCTGTACAACGCCGACGCCGTCGTCGTGCTACCGGGCGGGCCCGGCTCACTAGACGAACTCTTCGAAGTGCTCACCTGGCGTCAGCTTGGCCTACATGGCAAGCCAATCATCATCGTCAATATCGACGGCTATTGGGACAAGCTGCGTGACCTCCTTGATCACGTGACTGATCAAGCGTTCGCAGATCCCGAAATACAGAGCTATCTGACCTGGGTCACCAGCAGCGAGGAAGCCCTAAGACACCTCACCGCCGACTGA
- a CDS encoding LysM peptidoglycan-binding domain-containing protein, with translation MAQTSGSGGIGSLALGSIAAVVVIVGGVVLVQLGVFDQDGQPADRSLRDDTSNDAIVSPSSGTQAVPGTQVGDAGAAAPSGEDVGEDVAATTAVGQPQADPEVSQADPSDPAAEASAQDAQVQQADTEGVEEQSTEDLAEVGAEAEAGQSEGSATLAQPTEQAQADRLPEVGEDSAVPETGAAPEPSDAPLETDVASAATGSEDSANATDAATQNPPPAQEDAVLAAPQLDLVRVDPEGALVIAGRAPAGSQVQVLVDGVILEEADVQGEGEFAVFSSITPSDRPRVISLVARAGDQAVASLDQFIIAPAAPVPAPQVAEAGVTQPAAPTDAPDVQPDVEQTNVTRADVAQSASEPPLPSADVPEADADTTEAQIPAPPVAAQSAAPDQPDEIARSEVSVQTAAADTSDIGPADTSVSQSAATSQEAPASAETAPAPVPEATAVAVLRAGADGIEVVQPAAPILAGKVALDTISYSDNGAVQLAGRARPDGLVRAYVNNRLKAELPVAEDGRWSGALGEVEPGIYTLRLDEVDTADGAVLSRLETPFKREAPEVLQIPAQEPGAAPSQPVPLVRAVTVQKGDTLWAISQQRYGSGFLYVRVFEANQDAIRDPDLIYPGQVFNLPE, from the coding sequence ATGGCGCAGACATCTGGAAGTGGGGGTATCGGTTCTCTTGCGTTGGGGAGCATTGCCGCTGTGGTTGTGATCGTCGGAGGTGTTGTTCTGGTGCAATTGGGGGTGTTCGACCAGGACGGTCAACCGGCGGATCGTTCCTTGCGGGATGATACCAGCAATGATGCGATTGTCTCGCCGTCGAGTGGAACACAGGCTGTGCCTGGCACCCAGGTTGGCGATGCGGGAGCAGCAGCACCTTCCGGCGAGGACGTGGGCGAAGATGTCGCCGCAACTACAGCCGTTGGCCAGCCCCAAGCAGACCCAGAAGTGTCGCAGGCCGACCCCTCCGATCCGGCGGCCGAGGCTTCGGCGCAAGACGCTCAGGTTCAGCAAGCTGACACGGAGGGCGTCGAAGAACAATCCACAGAGGATCTGGCCGAGGTCGGTGCCGAGGCCGAAGCAGGGCAGTCCGAAGGGTCTGCGACGCTTGCGCAGCCCACGGAACAGGCACAGGCCGATCGCCTGCCGGAGGTCGGCGAGGACAGCGCCGTTCCCGAGACTGGAGCGGCGCCGGAGCCTTCGGACGCACCTTTGGAAACCGATGTTGCCTCTGCCGCGACCGGTTCTGAAGACTCGGCGAATGCTACAGATGCTGCGACGCAGAACCCGCCTCCGGCACAAGAAGATGCTGTGCTGGCCGCGCCGCAACTTGATCTGGTGCGGGTCGATCCCGAGGGCGCTTTGGTCATCGCAGGTCGCGCACCGGCCGGATCGCAGGTGCAGGTGCTTGTCGACGGCGTCATTCTGGAAGAAGCCGATGTGCAGGGGGAAGGTGAGTTTGCGGTCTTTTCCAGCATTACGCCCAGCGACCGCCCGCGCGTGATATCGCTTGTGGCCCGTGCGGGCGATCAGGCGGTGGCCTCGCTCGATCAGTTCATCATAGCACCGGCCGCCCCGGTACCAGCGCCGCAGGTCGCAGAGGCTGGCGTCACGCAGCCCGCTGCGCCGACGGATGCTCCAGATGTTCAGCCGGACGTGGAGCAGACAAATGTGACGCGGGCGGATGTTGCGCAAAGCGCCAGCGAGCCGCCACTGCCGTCGGCCGATGTACCGGAAGCCGATGCGGACACCACCGAAGCACAGATACCTGCGCCGCCCGTGGCGGCTCAGTCTGCAGCGCCGGATCAACCGGATGAGATCGCAAGGTCTGAGGTTTCGGTGCAGACTGCTGCTGCGGATACGTCAGATATTGGCCCGGCGGATACCTCAGTGTCGCAAAGCGCAGCCACGTCGCAGGAAGCACCTGCCAGTGCCGAAACCGCTCCGGCCCCCGTCCCTGAAGCAACAGCCGTTGCTGTCTTGCGGGCAGGCGCCGATGGAATAGAGGTGGTTCAGCCTGCAGCACCCATCCTTGCTGGCAAAGTTGCGCTCGATACGATCAGCTACTCCGACAACGGTGCGGTGCAGCTTGCCGGGCGGGCGCGCCCGGATGGGCTTGTGCGTGCCTATGTGAACAACCGCCTCAAGGCCGAGCTGCCGGTCGCAGAAGACGGCCGCTGGAGCGGGGCGCTTGGGGAAGTGGAACCCGGTATCTACACGCTTCGCCTTGATGAGGTGGATACGGCGGATGGCGCGGTCCTTAGCCGACTGGAAACTCCCTTCAAACGGGAAGCGCCCGAAGTGCTACAGATTCCTGCTCAGGAGCCTGGTGCTGCTCCCAGCCAGCCCGTTCCGCTGGTGCGAGCCGTGACCGTGCAAAAGGGGGATACGCTTTGGGCGATTTCCCAGCAGCGCTATGGCAGCGGGTTCCTATATGTACGGGTGTTCGAGGCCAACCAGGACGCGATCCGCGATCCGGACCTGATCTATCCAGGGCAGGTGTTCAACCTGCCAGAGTAA
- a CDS encoding ABCB family ABC transporter ATP-binding protein/permease, with protein sequence MRRNPTTIGSISAEERRSSLRTLRKVLPYLWPNGQTSVKVRVVMAMAVLILAKVIAVYTPVLYKGAVDALAGEGVPPLALGAVGLTVAYGVARVLTNGFQQLRDAVFAPVTQRALRRLALETFRHIHRLSMRYHITRKTGGLSRIIERGVKGVEFLLRFLLFSIGPLVLELALVAIVLTVLFDARYLLAVGVTIALYVWFTLAVTEWRVRLRREMNTQDTDANQKAIDSLLNFETVKYFGAEEREAARYDGAMRAYANAALKTAYSLAFLNFGQSLIITGGLIAVMVMAAIGVQQGSLTVGDFVMVNAYMVQITVPLNFLGSVYREIRQSLVDMGEMFDLLEQPPDVTDRPGAKELKVTAGHIRLTELRFGYEVEREILKGITMEARPGQTVAIVGSTGSGKSTIGRLLFRFYDVTGGALTIDGQDVREVTQESLHAAIGVVPQDTVLFNDTIRYNIAYGRDGATEAEIEEAARAAQIHDFIESLPQGYDTQVGERGLKLSGGEKQRVGIARTLLKDPPILLLDEATSALDTDTERDIKEALARAGQGRTVITIAHRLSTVAEADQIVVLEQGEIAEAGTHEELLQRQGRYAHLWHRQQSDQDVA encoded by the coding sequence ATGCGACGAAACCCAACCACCATCGGCAGTATCTCAGCCGAGGAACGCCGCTCAAGCCTGCGCACGTTGCGCAAGGTGCTTCCGTATCTCTGGCCAAACGGGCAAACCTCGGTAAAGGTCCGCGTGGTGATGGCCATGGCGGTTCTGATTTTGGCCAAGGTGATCGCGGTCTATACCCCCGTCCTTTACAAGGGTGCGGTCGATGCGCTGGCGGGCGAAGGAGTGCCGCCTCTGGCGCTCGGCGCGGTTGGTCTGACGGTCGCCTATGGTGTGGCGCGGGTTCTGACCAACGGGTTCCAGCAGCTGCGCGATGCTGTATTTGCGCCGGTGACGCAGCGGGCCCTGCGGCGTCTGGCGCTTGAAACCTTCCGCCATATCCATCGTCTGTCGATGCGCTATCACATCACCCGCAAGACGGGCGGCCTGTCGCGGATCATTGAGCGTGGGGTCAAGGGGGTCGAGTTCCTCTTGCGCTTCCTGTTGTTTTCCATCGGGCCATTGGTGCTGGAGTTGGCGCTGGTCGCCATCGTCCTGACGGTCTTGTTCGATGCGCGATACCTGTTGGCGGTGGGGGTAACCATTGCGCTTTATGTCTGGTTCACGCTGGCTGTGACAGAATGGCGCGTGAGACTGCGGCGCGAAATGAACACCCAGGACACCGATGCCAACCAAAAGGCGATCGACAGCCTTCTGAACTTTGAAACGGTGAAATACTTCGGCGCGGAAGAACGTGAGGCGGCACGCTATGATGGTGCGATGCGCGCCTATGCGAATGCGGCGCTCAAAACGGCCTATTCGCTGGCATTCCTAAACTTTGGCCAAAGCCTGATCATCACTGGTGGATTGATCGCAGTCATGGTGATGGCGGCGATTGGCGTGCAGCAAGGCAGCCTGACTGTCGGCGATTTCGTCATGGTCAACGCCTACATGGTGCAGATCACCGTGCCGTTGAACTTTCTCGGGTCTGTCTACCGCGAGATCCGTCAAAGCCTAGTGGACATGGGAGAGATGTTCGATCTGTTGGAGCAGCCACCCGATGTGACTGACCGTCCCGGCGCCAAGGAGCTGAAGGTGACCGCCGGACATATCCGGCTGACGGAGCTGCGGTTTGGCTATGAGGTCGAGCGTGAGATCCTGAAAGGGATCACCATGGAGGCCCGGCCGGGACAGACCGTGGCCATCGTCGGCTCCACCGGATCTGGCAAATCCACCATCGGGCGGCTGTTGTTCCGGTTCTATGACGTCACCGGGGGCGCGCTGACCATCGATGGTCAGGACGTGCGCGAGGTGACGCAGGAGAGCCTTCATGCGGCCATCGGGGTGGTGCCGCAGGATACCGTGCTGTTCAACGACACCATCCGCTACAACATCGCCTACGGGCGCGATGGCGCTACTGAAGCCGAAATCGAAGAGGCAGCACGCGCTGCGCAAATCCACGATTTCATCGAAAGCCTGCCCCAAGGTTATGACACCCAGGTGGGAGAGCGCGGGCTGAAGCTATCGGGCGGTGAAAAACAGCGAGTTGGTATTGCTCGCACCCTTCTGAAAGATCCCCCGATCCTGTTGCTGGACGAGGCCACCTCAGCGCTGGATACCGACACGGAACGCGACATCAAGGAGGCCCTGGCGCGTGCCGGGCAGGGGCGCACGGTGATCACCATCGCGCACCGCCTTTCAACCGTGGCCGAGGCCGACCAGATCGTTGTGCTGGAACAGGGTGAGATCGCCGAGGCAGGCACCCACGAAGAGCTGCTCCAGCGGCAGGGACGCTATGCACACCTGTGGCATCGCCAGCAGTCGGACCAAGACGTCGCATAG
- a CDS encoding endonuclease/exonuclease/phosphatase family protein: protein MDLSWALYLGLCAVPLLTLLPLWQREGWWIRAFEFPAVQVAVLTAVALALALWAFEWSWGWGLWLPAVLLGCTGLQLARILPYTVLFPNQIQTARQLRPQDQLKVLVANVLMTNRNAGALIDLVQGRAPDLLLTLESDAWWQEQLTAIEQEYPFSVKKPLDNLYGMHLYSRLDLENVHIAYLVEEGVPSIHADVILRSGTRVRLHCLHPAPPSPTENPTSAERDGELLLVARELDAKAGPVVVMGDLNDVAWSASTRLFQKISGLLDPRIGRGLFSTFHAGYWLLRWPLDHVFCSGDFTLVSIQRLGHIGSDHFPIEAILQHTPRARNLHPEPEASPRDVERAEEKIAQVDADQTALP, encoded by the coding sequence ATGGATCTGAGCTGGGCCCTTTACCTCGGCCTTTGCGCAGTGCCGCTCCTGACGCTGCTGCCACTCTGGCAGCGCGAGGGCTGGTGGATACGCGCCTTCGAGTTTCCCGCGGTTCAGGTCGCTGTGTTGACGGCTGTGGCCTTGGCCCTTGCACTTTGGGCTTTTGAGTGGTCCTGGGGCTGGGGGCTTTGGCTCCCGGCTGTCCTTCTTGGATGTACAGGTCTGCAGCTGGCTCGAATTCTGCCGTACACGGTGCTCTTTCCAAACCAGATTCAGACGGCCAGGCAGCTGCGGCCCCAGGACCAGTTGAAAGTTCTCGTCGCCAATGTGTTGATGACCAACCGCAATGCGGGCGCACTGATTGACCTTGTGCAAGGGCGTGCGCCGGACCTTTTGCTGACGCTTGAATCCGATGCCTGGTGGCAGGAGCAACTTACAGCGATCGAACAGGAGTATCCTTTCTCAGTCAAAAAGCCGCTAGACAACCTTTATGGTATGCACCTCTATTCACGGCTAGACTTGGAAAACGTGCATATAGCTTATCTGGTTGAGGAAGGGGTTCCGTCGATACATGCCGATGTGATCTTGCGCTCGGGCACCCGGGTGCGGTTGCATTGCCTTCATCCGGCGCCGCCAAGCCCAACGGAAAACCCGACCTCTGCCGAGCGCGATGGAGAGCTGCTCCTTGTCGCCCGGGAGCTTGATGCAAAGGCCGGGCCGGTGGTGGTCATGGGGGATCTGAACGATGTGGCCTGGTCTGCCTCAACCCGTTTGTTCCAAAAGATCAGCGGTCTTCTGGATCCGCGCATTGGGCGTGGACTGTTCAGCACTTTTCACGCGGGCTACTGGCTGCTGCGCTGGCCGCTGGACCATGTCTTTTGCTCGGGAGATTTCACCTTGGTGAGTATCCAGCGGCTGGGGCATATCGGCTCGGATCATTTCCCCATTGAGGCCATTCTGCAGCACACCCCGCGCGCCCGCAACCTGCATCCAGAACCTGAAGCCAGCCCGCGGGACGTGGAGCGCGCAGAGGAGAAGATCGCGCAAGTGGACGCGGATCAGACCGCTTTGCCTTGA